The region AATTCCTGGTCGTGCCGACTACATTCACGTAGCAGCCGATCTGCTGGCCCTGGACAACGGCGGCGAAATCCCCCGTGGGCCCCAGGTACGCGCCCTGGATATCGGTGTCGGTGCCAACTGCATCTACCCGTTGCTGGGCCACAGTGATTACCGCTGGCGCTTCCTCGGCTCGGACATCGACGCCACGGCGCTAGCGGCAGCGAAGGCCATCGTGCACGCCAACGGCCTGGACAAAGCCATCAGCCTGCGCCAGCAAAGCAACCGCAAGCACATTCTCATGGGCCTGCTAAAAGACGACGAGCGTTACGACCTGACCCTGTGCAATCCGCCGTTTCACGCCTCGCGAGAGGAAGCCACTCGTGGTAGCCAGCGCAAATGGCGCGCACTGGGCAAGGCAGACCCCAAGCGCAAGTTGCCGGTGCTCAACTTTGGTGGCCAGAACAATGAACTTTGGTGCGAAGGCGGAGAAATCCGTTTCGTCAGCCAGTTGGTGGCTGAAAGCGTTGCGCTTGCTAAACAGGTGATGTGGTTCACCTCATTGGTGTCCAAGGCGTCCAACCTGCCCGGCATTGAAGCTGCATTGAAGAAGGCCGGTGCTCAGGAAGTGCGCATTGTCGAGATGGGCCAAGGACAGAAGCAAAGCCGGATGGTGGCCTGGACCTTCCAGGATGCCAGCGCCCGCCAAGCCCGCTGGGCGAGCAAGTAACGCGCGCGCCCAGCACAAGGCACAAAAAAACCGCGCCTGGCTCACACCAGACGCGGTTTTTTTTGCTGTTTACAATTACTTGTTTACAGCGTCGGTCAGCACTTTGGCTGGCACGAACTTAACAACTTTCTTGGCAGCGATTTCGATGGCAGCGCCAGTCGAAGGGTTGCGGCCGGTACGGGCAGGACGCTCGGTGATTTTCAGTTTGCCAATGCCTGGCAGAGTGATTTCGCTGCCATTTTCCAGTTGATCAGCAACGATCTGACCCAGTTGCTCCAGAGCGTTACGCGCGGTGGTTTTCGGCGCGTCGATAGCTTCGGCGATGTCGGCGATCAGTTGGTCTTTGGTCAATGCCATGGTGGTGTTCCTTCCCTATCAAATTCAGTGAGTATGCAGAGTGCTACGTCAGTCATCGAGCCAGACCTGCGGGGTATCCAGCGGTCCGGAGTTAAAGCCATGTCAATCGCGTATGTAGATACGCAAAAAGACGTTTGGTTCGACCTGACGCGAGCGGTCTGCCAGCAATGCGCCACACACGGTGCGCAAGACCGGGCAAAACTACCACAGGAATGGATAAATATCCGCTGCTGACACGGTAAATGTGCAGGTTTTTCGGGGGTTTGCGCGAAAAAGCGCAAAAAACTGAACAAAAAACGAACAACCGACATTTCTGCCAACATCTGGCCGCAGAATCACCTTCGGCCTGAGGTACACTTGGCAACTTTGCAACGCGGCCAGCACCGCCCATTTTCAACCGAGAATCCCATGCCGATCCGTCATTGCATCGTCCACCTGATCGACAAGAAACCCGATGGCAGCCCTGCTGTGCTGCACGCTCGCGACTCCGAGCTTACCGAGTCCGGCGCCATCGAAAACCTTCTGGCCGACCTCAACGACAGCTACAACGCCAAACAGGGCAAAGCCTGGGGCTACTTTCACGCCGAATCCGGCGCCCATCCGTTCAGCGGCTGGTTGAAAGAATACCTGGAAGATAGCAGCACCTTCACTGCCTTCAGCCGCGTTGCCGTCGAGCACCTGCAAAAGCTGATGGAGGAATCCAACCTGTCGGTGGGTGGCCACGTCCTGTTTGCCCACTATCAGCAAGGCATGACCGACTACCTGGCAATCGCCCTGCTGCACCACAGTGAAGGCGTGGCGGTGAACGCCGAGCTGGATGTCACTCCGTCCCGTCACCTGGATCTTGGCCAGTTGCACCTTGCCGCGCGGATCAACCTTTCGGAGTGGCAGAACAACAAGGCGTCGAAACAGTACATCTCGTTCATCAAAGGCAAGAACGGCAAAAAAGTCTCGGAGTACTTCCGCGACTTCATCGGCTGCCAGGAAGGCGTCGACGGTCCCGGCGAAACCCGTACCTTGCTCAAGGCTTTCAGCGATTTTGTCGAAAGCGAGGATCTGCCTGAAGAGGCCGCCCGGGAAAAAACCCAGACCCTGGTCGACTACGCCACCAGTCAAACCAAGGCCGGCGAACCAGTGACCCTGGAAGAGCTTTCCGGGTTGATTGACGAGGATCGTCCCCGCGCGTTCTACGAGCACATTCGCAACAAGGATTACGGCCTGTCACCGGAGATTCCCGCTGACAAGCGCACCTTGAACCAGTTCCGCCGCTTCACCGGACGCGCTGAAGGCCTGTCGATCAGCTTCGAAGCACACCTGTTGGGTTCGAAGATCGAATATGACGAAGAGAATGGCACGCTGATCATCAAGGGACTGCCGACGCAGCTCACCGATCAGCTCAAGCGCCGCAAGGACTGAGCCCCTGCCAGGAGGCCACCAAGGCCTCCTTTGCGCTCTTGCGCAGTTTCTTTACCAGGCGCTCCTGACGCAATGCCTCGGCCTTGTCCGGCCACGCCTCGACGTATACCAGCGCCACTGCCGGGCTGGTACTGAAGTAGCGGGCACCCTGGCCTTTTTGATGAGCAATGAAACGCCGCTGCGGGTTATCGCTGATCCCGCAATACAACGAACCGTTGGCCGCGCGAACCAGATAGACATACCAGGATTTGTTCAGTGCTTGGGCAATAGGCTCTGTCACGGTATCGACTGCGAAGGGTAAAGCGCACAGCTTAACGCCTCAGCGGCCTGCCTGAAACGCTCGCAAGCCCTTGAGCGCCTGAGCACGCACCTTGCCCTGCACCAACGGCGTCCACCCCAGCAACAGCCCTGAGGTGCCCAACGCCTGACGCGACCAGCGCCACAGACTGAAACTGTCCCGGTGCTCGCAGATTTTTCCATCGCGCAAAACGAAATGGGCCTGAATGTCATTGATTACGATACGACCGGTCTGGCTGAACAGGTAAGTAGCGACCCAATGAGCACTTGCGCTGTGCTCATCAGCGCGCACGCTGTCAAAGGTCAGGGAGAAGTCCTTGGCGCGGGTGACCAGCATGCGCCACATGTCGCCAGCGTCTTTACCACGCAAGGTACCAAAGGCCGGGTCACTGAAGACGATGTCATCGCTGTAGCACGCCACCATGGCTTCTGCGTCCAGGCGTTGGAAAGCCTGATAGAAGCGATTGATCAAAGCACAATTGCCAGCGCTCATGAGGCGGATCCGTTTCCGAAGGGAGGGACCCGCACGATAGTCTGCGCAAGTGGCAAAAAGCTACGAGCATTTGCCGGATGAATAGCGGCAACCTCCAAAATGCCGACTAATGCATGACTCGTGAGGCCTCACACACGCTCACTGACCACCTGAACATGCAGATTGCGCCCAGCCTTCAAGCCAAAGCCAATGGCGCCGACGCCCAGCACGGCAAAGATCCAGCCGACTGCATCCCAGCCGCCGGTCAAGTCATGCACCAGCCCCACGGCAAATGGCCCCATGGATGCCAAGGTGTAACCTACACCCTGAGCCATGCTCGATAGATTGGCCGCCACATGAGCGTCTTTGGAGCGCAACACGATCAGCGTCAGCGCCAGTGCAAAGGTACCACCCTGCCCCAGGCCTAACACCACAGCCCAGCCCCAGAGGCCTTCAATCGGCGCATAGAGGCATCCAAACAAGCCAGCCAGGGCCAACAGCATGACCAACACAATGGCCAGGCGCTGATCTTGCCCTCGCGTTGCCAGCCAAGGCGCACTGAGTGAGCTGATCAATTGCACAATCACCGAGCCGGACAACACCAGGCCGGCTTCGGTCGGCGACAGGCCACGGCCGATAAGAATCGATGGCAACCAGCCGAATACGATGTAAGCCAGTGACGACTGCAATCCCATGTACAGCGTTACCTGCCAGGCCAGCGGATCACGCAGCAGACCGCGAACTCGATAGGCCACATGATGCGGCCCATGGCCCTGGCGCGCCTGAGGCAGCCATACCAGCGCAGCGAATAGCGCCGGAATCAACCAGAAACCCAGGCCCAACTCCCAGCTATTGCCCAAGTGCTCACTCAACGGCACCGTGCCGCCCGCCGCCATCGCAGCCCCCAGGCACAGCGCCATGGTGTAGACCCCGGTCAAGGTGCCGGCGTGCCTGGGAAAGTCGCGCTTGACGATACCGGGTAACAGCACACCAATCACACCGATACTGGCGCCGGCCATGACACTGCCAACGAACACCCCGGTGGCACCAAATGCGCTGCGCACGGCAATGCCCGCCGCCAAGGTCAGGAGAATGCCGAGGATCACTCGCTCACTGCCAAAACGCCGAGCCAGTACCGGCGCCAACGGCGCGAACAAACCCAGGCAAAGCACGGGTAAGGTCGTCAGCAGTCCAGCCTGAGAAGCACTGAGGCCGAGGCTTTCGGAAACCAGACCGAGTAACGGCGCCATGCTCGACAATGCCGGGCGCAGGTTCAGGGCCACCAGCACCAGGCCGACCAGAAGCAACCAGGGCCGCAGCAACATCACAGGTTGCTGCTGCACCTGTTCATCGTCCACTTCGGCATCGATCAACAGTTCTTCAAGCTCCGGGCCACTGGCCACTGGAGCGGATCGGGTAGTGTCATGCGCCATGGCAGTCTCGCAAGGTCAGGATTCGTTGATCAGGGTTCGGCTCAGCGCTTTGGCTTTGTCCGAATCACGTTGTTCGATGGCCTCGAGAATCTGCCCATGCAGGTCGAAAACCAGCTGGCAGCGCGGAGCGTGGCTCAAATTGTGATGGACCGTCGCCGCCACCACGCCGGAGAGGTAGCGATACAACTCACTCAGGGCCGGATTGTGCGCAGCGTCGACCAGGCGTTGGTGAAAGATCAGATCGCAGTCTACGTAACGCTCGAGGTCTGCATGGAAATGCTCGCTGCTATGAGCGAGTGCCTCACGCAGGCCGTGCAGGTCTTCATCGGTGCGGCGCAAGGCTGCCAGGCCAATCGCCTCAGCTTCCAGAATGTGCCGGGCTTCGCGTGCCTGCTCCAGGCTGCAGCGCGACAAAGCCTGCACCGCCTGCAGCGGATCGACAGCAGTACGCAGATAGCTGCCATCGCCCTGGCGGACTTCGACCAGACCACTGAACGCCAACACCCGCATAGCTTCGCGCACAGTGTTGCGGCTGATGCCAAGCTCGGTGGCCAGTTCAGGTTCGGTAGGCAGACGCTGCCCTATCGACCAAGCACCGTTGGCAATGCGTTGACGGAGTTGATCGACAGCCTGTTCGACCAGAGAACGTTTGATGAGTAGCGTCATGTGCACTTACATCCAATCATCGGATGAATTCAGGCGAGAGAGAATACCCCTCTCGAATGTGTAAAAGCAATCGCGGGGCATGCCCGCTCCCAACCTGTGAGAGCGAGCTTGCCCCGCGAGCCACTTGTAGCAGTGTCAGTTCAACGCATCGAGCAATGCCTGATTCATCTCCGGTGTACCGATAGTAATGCGCAGGAATTGGGCAATACGCGCTTGCTTGAAGTGACGCACGATTACCCCTTGCTCGCGCAGCTTCGCCGCCAATTCGCTGGCATCGTGCTGCGGATGACGGGCGAAAATGAAGTTGGCGGCCGAAGGCAGCACTTCAAAGCCACGGGCAGTAAGCTCGCCCACCAGCGCTTCACGGCTATCGATGACTTTGCGGCAGGTGTCATCGAAGTAGGCGCGATCGTCGAACGCCGCCGCCGCACCGACGATTGCCATGCGATCGAGCGGGTAGGAGTTGAAGCTGTTCTTGATCCGCTCCAGAGCCTCGATCAGGTCGGGATGCCCTACTGCCAGACCCACTCGCAAGCCTGCCAGCGAGCGCGACTTGGACAAGGTCTGAGTGACCAGCAGGTTGTCATAGCGATCCACCAGGCTGATTGCCGTTTCGCCACCGAAGTCGATGTAGGCCTCATCGACCACCACCACCGAGTTGGGGTTGGCCTTGAGCAAGTGCTCAATGGCATCCAGCGCCAACAGGCAGCCAGTAGGCGCGTTAGGGTTGGGGAAAATGATGCCGCCATTGGCCTTGGCATAATCTTCCACACGAATCTGGAACTGCTCGTCGAGTGCAACCTGTTCGAAAGGAATGCCATAAAGACCGCAGTAGACCGGATAGAAGCTGTAACTGATGTCCGGGAACAGCAAGGGCGCGCCGTGCTGGAACAGGCCGTGGAAAATGTGCGCCAGCACTTCATCCGAGCCGTTGCCCAGGAACACCTGGTTGCCATTTACCCCGTAGTAGTTCGCTACCGCCTGCTTGAGCAGATCGCTGTTGGGATCGGGGTAAAGACGCAGATTGTCGCTCAACTCGCCACGCATCGCCTCAAGCGCCTTTGGCGATGGGCCATACGGATTTTCATTGGTATTGAGCTTGACCAGCCTGGCCAGTTTCGGTTGCTCACCCGGTACGTAAGGCACCAGGTCCTTGACGAAGGGGCTCCAGAATTTACTCATGCTCAGTTCCCCTTTTTGTCGGCAACGATACGGTATTCAGCACTGCGGGCGTGGGCGGTCAACGATTCGCCGCGCGCCAGGATCGACGCAGTGTGGCCAAGCTCCGATGCACCCTGTTCGGAGCAGTAGATGATCGACGAACGCTTCTGGAAGTCGTAGACCCCCAGTGGTGATGAGAAGCGTGCGGTGCCCGAGGTCGGCAATACGTGGTTTGGACCTGCGCAGTAGTCACCCAACGCTTCGCTGGTGTGACGCCCCATGAAGATCGCACCGGCGTGGCGAATCTGTGGAAGCCAGGCTTGTGGATCAGCTACCGAAAGCTCCAGGTGTTCGGGCGCGATACGGTTGGCGACCTCCATGGCTTGCTGCATGTCACGTACCTGGATCAGCGCACCGCGGCCGTTGATCGACGTTTTAATGATTTCGGCACGTTCCATGGTCGGCAGCAGCTTGTCGATGCTCGCCGCCACCTTGTCGAGAAACGCGGCATCCGGGCTCACCAGGATCGATTGTGCGTCTTCGTCGTGCTCAGCCTGGGAGAACAGGTCCATGGCAATCCAGTCCGGGTCGGTCTGGCCGTCACACACCACCAGGATCTCCGAAGGTCCGGCAATCATGTCGATACCTACCTGGCCGAATACATGACGCTTGGCAGTAGCCACGTAGATGTTGCCGGGCCCGACCACTTTGTCTACCTGCGGCACGCTTTCGGTGCCATAGGCCAGCGCGGCGACCGCCTGCGCTCCACCAATGGTGAACACCCGATCGACACCGGCAATACAGGCCGCTGCGAGCACCAGCTCGTTAACTTCACCGCGCGGGGTTGGCACCACCATGACGACCTCACCAACACCGGCCACCTTGGCTGGAATCGCATTCATCAGCACCGAGGAAGGATAGGATGCCTTGCCGCCCGGGACGTAGAGGCCGGCGCGATCCAGTGGCGTAACCTTCTGGCCCAACACGGTACCGTCGGCTTCGGTATAGCTCCAGGAATCCTGCTTCTGCCGTTCATGATAGTTGCGCACACGGCTGGCAGCCTTTTCCAGGGCTTCGCGCTGAGCTTGGGTAATGCGTGTCAGAGCCAGCTCCAGGCGTTCACGACCGAGGATCAGGTCATCGATCGATTTGGCATCCACGCCATCGAAACGCTGGGTAAATTCCACCAGTGCCGCATCACCGCGCTCACGCACAGCCTTGATGATGTCGAGCACACGCTGGTTGACCGTATCGTCAGACACACTTTCCCAGCTCAACAGATGATCCAGATGTCGGGCGAAATCCGGGTCAGCGGCATTGAGTCGGGCAATTGCAGTGGACGTGGTCATAGCGAGGGCCTCAATAAATGGCGATTGCTCAGGCACCCTAAGCTACCAGTCCATCCGCGCGGGCACCCGAGAAAATTGGCTATGACGCGGATAGACGGGCGCGACAGCGAAGGTCGCGCGCAGAGGTCAGCCGCGGTGTCGCGATTCGACAGCCTGGCGCAGGGTGTCGATCAGGCTTTGAATGCGTGCATGCTGCATCTTCATCGAAGCCTTGTTGACCACCAGCCGGGAGCTGATGGTGGCAATCATTTCCTGGGGTTCCAGGCCATTGGCGCGCAGCGTATTGCCGGTATCGACGACGTCGATGATCTTGTCAGCCAGACCGATCAACGGCGCCAGCTCCATCGAACCGTACAATTTGATGATATCGACCTGACGGCCTTGCTCGGCATAGTAGCGCTTGGCAACGTTGACGAACTTGGTCGCCACTCGCAACCGGCCCTTGGGCTCGGCTGCGCCGATTGCGCCGGCAGTCATCAGCTTGCACTGAGCAATCTGCAGGTCGAGCGGCTCATAGAGACCCTGACCGCCGTACTCCATCAGCACGTCCTTGCCGGCCACACCCAGATCGGCGGCGCCATGCTCGACATAGGTCGGCACGTCGGTAGCGCGTACGATCAACAGGCGTACATCGTCCTGCGTCGTAGGAATGATCAGCTTGCGGCTCTTGTCCGGGTTTTCGGTCGGAACAATACCCGCTTCTGCCAACAGTGGCAGGGTATCGTCGAGAATCCGACCTTTGGATAGCGCGATGGTCAACATGGGAAACGTCGGTCCTTATGCGGCTACAGCCGGCCGGGCCTGAGTTGGCCCGACCGCATTCAATTCGGTGCAGCAATTGGCTGGCGCGTCCCTGCGCCGATAACAGACTAGCCCGGTACGCGACGGATCTTGGCGCCCAGCATCTGCAGTTTTTCTTCGATGCACTCATAACCACGGTCGATGTGGTAAATGCGATCGATCAAGGTGTCACCCTCGGCGACCAGGGCCGACAGCACCAGACTGGCCGAGGCCCGCAAGTCG is a window of Pseudomonas sp. DG56-2 DNA encoding:
- the rlmF gene encoding 23S rRNA (adenine(1618)-N(6))-methyltransferase RlmF, translated to MTTPDKPTLHPRNRHQGRYNFPELIKSSPELGQFMITNPYGKPSIDFANPEAVRVFNRALLKAQYGIQQWDIPADYLCPPIPGRADYIHVAADLLALDNGGEIPRGPQVRALDIGVGANCIYPLLGHSDYRWRFLGSDIDATALAAAKAIVHANGLDKAISLRQQSNRKHILMGLLKDDERYDLTLCNPPFHASREEATRGSQRKWRALGKADPKRKLPVLNFGGQNNELWCEGGEIRFVSQLVAESVALAKQVMWFTSLVSKASNLPGIEAALKKAGAQEVRIVEMGQGQKQSRMVAWTFQDASARQARWASK
- a CDS encoding HU family DNA-binding protein, encoding MALTKDQLIADIAEAIDAPKTTARNALEQLGQIVADQLENGSEITLPGIGKLKITERPARTGRNPSTGAAIEIAAKKVVKFVPAKVLTDAVNK
- the yejK gene encoding nucleoid-associated protein YejK; the encoded protein is MPIRHCIVHLIDKKPDGSPAVLHARDSELTESGAIENLLADLNDSYNAKQGKAWGYFHAESGAHPFSGWLKEYLEDSSTFTAFSRVAVEHLQKLMEESNLSVGGHVLFAHYQQGMTDYLAIALLHHSEGVAVNAELDVTPSRHLDLGQLHLAARINLSEWQNNKASKQYISFIKGKNGKKVSEYFRDFIGCQEGVDGPGETRTLLKAFSDFVESEDLPEEAAREKTQTLVDYATSQTKAGEPVTLEELSGLIDEDRPRAFYEHIRNKDYGLSPEIPADKRTLNQFRRFTGRAEGLSISFEAHLLGSKIEYDEENGTLIIKGLPTQLTDQLKRRKD
- a CDS encoding GIY-YIG nuclease family protein; the encoded protein is MTEPIAQALNKSWYVYLVRAANGSLYCGISDNPQRRFIAHQKGQGARYFSTSPAVALVYVEAWPDKAEALRQERLVKKLRKSAKEALVASWQGLSPCGA
- a CDS encoding nuclear transport factor 2 family protein, which translates into the protein MSAGNCALINRFYQAFQRLDAEAMVACYSDDIVFSDPAFGTLRGKDAGDMWRMLVTRAKDFSLTFDSVRADEHSASAHWVATYLFSQTGRIVINDIQAHFVLRDGKICEHRDSFSLWRWSRQALGTSGLLLGWTPLVQGKVRAQALKGLRAFQAGR
- a CDS encoding MFS transporter, with protein sequence MAHDTTRSAPVASGPELEELLIDAEVDDEQVQQQPVMLLRPWLLLVGLVLVALNLRPALSSMAPLLGLVSESLGLSASQAGLLTTLPVLCLGLFAPLAPVLARRFGSERVILGILLTLAAGIAVRSAFGATGVFVGSVMAGASIGVIGVLLPGIVKRDFPRHAGTLTGVYTMALCLGAAMAAGGTVPLSEHLGNSWELGLGFWLIPALFAALVWLPQARQGHGPHHVAYRVRGLLRDPLAWQVTLYMGLQSSLAYIVFGWLPSILIGRGLSPTEAGLVLSGSVIVQLISSLSAPWLATRGQDQRLAIVLVMLLALAGLFGCLYAPIEGLWGWAVVLGLGQGGTFALALTLIVLRSKDAHVAANLSSMAQGVGYTLASMGPFAVGLVHDLTGGWDAVGWIFAVLGVGAIGFGLKAGRNLHVQVVSERV
- a CDS encoding FadR/GntR family transcriptional regulator yields the protein MTLLIKRSLVEQAVDQLRQRIANGAWSIGQRLPTEPELATELGISRNTVREAMRVLAFSGLVEVRQGDGSYLRTAVDPLQAVQALSRCSLEQAREARHILEAEAIGLAALRRTDEDLHGLREALAHSSEHFHADLERYVDCDLIFHQRLVDAAHNPALSELYRYLSGVVAATVHHNLSHAPRCQLVFDLHGQILEAIEQRDSDKAKALSRTLINES
- the hisC gene encoding histidinol-phosphate transaminase; translation: MSKFWSPFVKDLVPYVPGEQPKLARLVKLNTNENPYGPSPKALEAMRGELSDNLRLYPDPNSDLLKQAVANYYGVNGNQVFLGNGSDEVLAHIFHGLFQHGAPLLFPDISYSFYPVYCGLYGIPFEQVALDEQFQIRVEDYAKANGGIIFPNPNAPTGCLLALDAIEHLLKANPNSVVVVDEAYIDFGGETAISLVDRYDNLLVTQTLSKSRSLAGLRVGLAVGHPDLIEALERIKNSFNSYPLDRMAIVGAAAAFDDRAYFDDTCRKVIDSREALVGELTARGFEVLPSAANFIFARHPQHDASELAAKLREQGVIVRHFKQARIAQFLRITIGTPEMNQALLDALN
- the hisD gene encoding histidinol dehydrogenase yields the protein MTTSTAIARLNAADPDFARHLDHLLSWESVSDDTVNQRVLDIIKAVRERGDAALVEFTQRFDGVDAKSIDDLILGRERLELALTRITQAQREALEKAASRVRNYHERQKQDSWSYTEADGTVLGQKVTPLDRAGLYVPGGKASYPSSVLMNAIPAKVAGVGEVVMVVPTPRGEVNELVLAAACIAGVDRVFTIGGAQAVAALAYGTESVPQVDKVVGPGNIYVATAKRHVFGQVGIDMIAGPSEILVVCDGQTDPDWIAMDLFSQAEHDEDAQSILVSPDAAFLDKVAASIDKLLPTMERAEIIKTSINGRGALIQVRDMQQAMEVANRIAPEHLELSVADPQAWLPQIRHAGAIFMGRHTSEALGDYCAGPNHVLPTSGTARFSSPLGVYDFQKRSSIIYCSEQGASELGHTASILARGESLTAHARSAEYRIVADKKGN
- the hisG gene encoding ATP phosphoribosyltransferase, whose amino-acid sequence is MLTIALSKGRILDDTLPLLAEAGIVPTENPDKSRKLIIPTTQDDVRLLIVRATDVPTYVEHGAADLGVAGKDVLMEYGGQGLYEPLDLQIAQCKLMTAGAIGAAEPKGRLRVATKFVNVAKRYYAEQGRQVDIIKLYGSMELAPLIGLADKIIDVVDTGNTLRANGLEPQEMIATISSRLVVNKASMKMQHARIQSLIDTLRQAVESRHRG